A single Oryctolagus cuniculus chromosome 18, mOryCun1.1, whole genome shotgun sequence DNA region contains:
- the BLOC1S3 gene encoding biogenesis of lysosome-related organelles complex 1 subunit 3 — translation MASQGRRRRQPRRPQTVVPGEAAETDSELSASSSEEEELYLGPAGPTRGRPTGLRVAGEAAETDSEPEPEPTAAPRDLPPLVVQRGAAGEAWGAEEAPAAAPARSLLQLRLAESQARLDHDVAAAVSGVYRRAGRDVAALASRLAAAQAAGLAAAHSVRLARGDLCALAERLDIVASCCLLPDIRGVPGAEPEQNPGPRA, via the coding sequence ATGGCGTCGCAGGGTCGTCGGCGGAGGCAGCCGCGGAGGCCGCAGACTGTGGTGCCGGGGGAGGCGGCCGAGACGGACTCGGAGCTCTCGGCGTCCTCGTCCGAGGAGGAGGAGCTGTACCTGGGGCCCGCGGGCCCGACGCGCGGCCGCCCCACGGGGCTGCGGGTGGCGGGCGAGGCCGCGGAGACCGActcggagccggagccggagcccacGGCCGCGCCCCGGGACCTGCCTCCGCTCGTGGTGCAGCGCGGAGCGGCGGGCGAGGCGTGGGGCGCGGAGGAGGCCCCGGCGGCCGCCCCGGCGCGCTCGCTGCTGCAGCTCCGGCTGGCGGAGAGCCAGGCCCGGCTGGACCACGACGTGGCGGCCGCCGTGAGCGGCGTGTACCGCCGCGCGGGCCGCGATGTGGCCGCGCTGGCCAGCAGGCTGGCGGCCGCGCAGGCGGCGGGGCTGGCGGCGGCCCACAGCGTGCGCCTGGCGCGAGGGGACCTGTGCGCGCTGGCCGAGCGCCTGGACATCGTggccagctgctgcctgctgccggACATCCGCGGCGTCCCGGGGGCTGAGCCCGAGCAAAATCCGGGGCCGCGGGCCTAG